A part of Paenibacillus sp. 481 genomic DNA contains:
- a CDS encoding aldehyde dehydrogenase family protein: MAQLKSLSPKVEAFLQGTKKLFINGEWVESVKGNVFTSMNPATGDVLAVVYEATAEDVDLAVDAAREAFDHGEWSKIGPADRSRLIYKLADLIEANKQELAELETLDNGKPLRETLTADIPLTVEHFRYYAGWATKVVGQTIPTAGNFHTYTRHEAVGVVGQIIPWNFPLLMAAWKLGAALAVGCTIVLKPAEQTPLSALYLAQLAQEAGFPKGVINIIPGFGETAGAPLVQHPKVDKIAFTGSTSVGKLIMKQAADTVKKVTLELGGKSPNIILPDADLSKAVPGALQGITFNQGQVCSAGSRLFVQKKCYDNVVADLVTSAKKIKVGSGLDLETEMGPLVSTEQHAVVQKFIEQGRAEGAELLAGGKVPYTSGYFVEPTIFANVNGTMTIAREEIFGPVVAAIPYDTVDDLVEQANHSTYGLAAGVWTQNLQQAHSIANKLKAGTVWINCYNVFDAAAPFGGYKQSGLGREMGSYALDNYTEVKTVWVNLD; this comes from the coding sequence ATGGCACAGTTGAAAAGTTTAAGTCCGAAAGTAGAGGCATTTTTGCAAGGAACAAAAAAGCTTTTTATTAATGGAGAGTGGGTCGAATCCGTAAAAGGAAATGTGTTTACTTCGATGAATCCCGCTACAGGTGACGTATTAGCTGTCGTGTATGAGGCAACGGCGGAAGATGTTGACCTTGCTGTTGATGCTGCGCGTGAAGCATTCGATCATGGCGAATGGTCTAAAATCGGACCAGCTGATCGCAGCCGACTCATCTACAAGTTAGCGGATTTAATTGAAGCGAATAAGCAAGAGCTGGCTGAACTGGAAACACTGGACAACGGCAAGCCGCTTCGTGAAACGTTAACTGCCGATATTCCGTTGACGGTTGAGCATTTCCGTTACTATGCAGGCTGGGCAACTAAAGTTGTCGGACAAACGATTCCGACGGCCGGTAACTTTCATACGTACACGCGGCACGAAGCTGTCGGTGTAGTCGGACAGATCATTCCGTGGAACTTCCCACTGCTCATGGCGGCGTGGAAATTAGGTGCTGCGCTTGCTGTCGGCTGTACAATCGTATTAAAGCCAGCTGAACAAACGCCTCTATCCGCTTTATACTTAGCACAGTTAGCACAAGAGGCTGGATTCCCGAAAGGGGTTATCAACATCATACCTGGGTTCGGTGAGACAGCAGGTGCCCCACTCGTTCAGCACCCTAAAGTAGACAAGATAGCCTTCACAGGGTCTACTTCTGTAGGTAAGCTCATTATGAAGCAAGCCGCTGATACCGTGAAAAAGGTGACGCTTGAACTTGGCGGTAAGTCACCGAACATCATTTTGCCGGATGCCGATCTGTCTAAAGCGGTTCCTGGCGCTCTGCAAGGCATAACGTTTAATCAAGGACAGGTGTGCTCTGCTGGCTCGCGTCTATTTGTGCAAAAGAAATGTTATGACAATGTGGTCGCTGATCTCGTTACATCAGCGAAAAAGATTAAAGTCGGCTCCGGACTCGATTTGGAGACGGAAATGGGCCCGCTTGTCTCGACCGAGCAGCATGCTGTCGTCCAGAAATTTATTGAGCAAGGCCGAGCAGAAGGTGCAGAGCTGTTAGCTGGCGGCAAGGTTCCTTACACGAGCGGTTATTTTGTGGAGCCGACTATTTTTGCCAATGTAAACGGCACGATGACTATTGCACGCGAGGAAATTTTCGGGCCTGTAGTAGCGGCTATCCCGTATGACACGGTGGATGATCTAGTGGAGCAAGCCAATCATTCTACATATGGTTTGGCCGCTGGAGTTTGGACCCAAAATTTGCAGCAAGCGCACAGCATTGCAAACAAATTAAAAGCGGGTACGGTATGGATCAATTGCTATAACGTATTTGATGCCGCCGCACCTTTCGGAGGTTATAAACAATCTGGACTTGGGCGTGAGATGGGCTCCTACGCACTTGATAATTATACAGAAGTCAAGACTGTTTGGGTTAATTTGGACTAA
- the cysC gene encoding adenylyl-sulfate kinase, translated as MGGKQRGVTVWFTGLSGAGKTTIAKCVHTRLTNAGLKAECLDGDVIRTKLCNDLGFSKQDRHTNIERVSYVAQLLTKHDVICLASLISPYRSMRQYAKEEIGDWLEVYVTAPLELLIARDVKGLYRKAIAGEILHFTGISDPYEPPLAPDLVLETDQQDVQACAQHVIDLLANRGYITRG; from the coding sequence ATGGGTGGCAAACAGCGCGGAGTAACTGTTTGGTTTACGGGTCTGTCTGGGGCCGGAAAAACGACCATTGCAAAGTGTGTCCATACTCGACTAACCAATGCAGGATTAAAGGCGGAATGCTTAGATGGAGATGTGATACGTACGAAACTGTGCAATGACTTAGGCTTTTCAAAGCAAGATCGCCACACCAATATTGAGCGGGTTAGCTATGTGGCTCAATTATTGACGAAGCATGATGTGATTTGTCTGGCTTCCTTAATCTCACCATATCGCTCGATGCGACAGTATGCGAAAGAAGAAATTGGAGATTGGCTGGAAGTTTATGTGACCGCGCCACTAGAGCTACTCATTGCACGCGATGTCAAAGGACTATATCGAAAAGCGATAGCGGGTGAGATCTTACATTTTACCGGAATTAGTGATCCATATGAACCGCCACTAGCACCAGATTTGGTACTAGAGACCGATCAGCAAGATGTGCAAGCTTGCGCCCAACATGTGATTGATTTACTAGCGAATAGAGGCTATATAACGAGGGGATAA
- a CDS encoding sulfotransferase family 2 domain-containing protein → MSEPLIIFLHIPRTGGTTLNKMLLDQYERDQIAFLHDDPEWSLERLIHVCNSEQNTIKVISGHFPFGIHEFIARPCTYVTFLRHPIDLILSTYYFILKHNPDRIAHLNFQQFIESTEWNFATSNVQTKFLYGMQRQHELSLSVEYSLWNHFTPDVKQAQEHLRNHFAVVGVTDRFKEGVRRLSKILRWTTPIQLYVENTTDNRPSRSSLDASTMQLLFEKNELDFQLYEFAESLFRKQKGWSPSFSLTKSKSSLPFAWRRL, encoded by the coding sequence ATGTCAGAGCCATTAATCATCTTTCTTCACATCCCGAGAACAGGCGGCACCACACTAAATAAAATGCTGCTCGATCAGTATGAGCGTGATCAAATTGCTTTTTTGCATGACGATCCAGAGTGGTCCCTTGAACGCCTTATTCATGTATGCAATTCAGAGCAAAACACGATTAAAGTGATATCCGGTCACTTTCCTTTCGGTATTCACGAGTTCATTGCTCGCCCGTGTACGTATGTTACCTTTTTACGACATCCGATCGATTTAATCCTGTCTACTTATTACTTTATTTTAAAACATAATCCTGATAGGATAGCTCATTTGAACTTTCAACAGTTTATCGAGAGTACGGAATGGAACTTTGCAACGAGCAATGTTCAGACCAAATTTTTATATGGGATGCAGCGACAGCATGAATTATCGCTATCAGTTGAATATTCATTATGGAATCACTTCACTCCAGATGTGAAGCAGGCGCAGGAACACTTGCGCAACCATTTCGCTGTTGTCGGGGTTACCGACCGATTTAAAGAAGGCGTTCGACGATTATCCAAAATACTTCGTTGGACAACACCTATCCAACTGTACGTAGAAAATACGACCGACAACCGTCCTTCGCGCTCCTCCTTAGATGCTTCAACCATGCAACTATTATTCGAAAAAAATGAGCTGGATTTCCAATTGTACGAATTTGCAGAGAGCTTGTTTCGTAAGCAGAAAGGGTGGTCTCCTTCATTTTCTCTTACAAAAAGCAAAAGTAGCCTACCCTTCGCTTGGAGACGTTTATAA
- the rpoN gene encoding RNA polymerase factor sigma-54, protein MTSKFGLLQQQTAAMAMTPQLQQAIKILQLSTSELHDYLNEELVNNPLLEFASEGDHITPYAPSEYDHNPYRLTSQPYSSHGHDDDPLALIPASGEVTLADHLMEQLQFMSNVPASIRAIMMYMIGNLDPNGYLELSALDISHTLSCKREEVEYALSVLQSFEPYGVGAMSLRECLLIQLQHIASYPSFTPQLIQHHLEDIARHRMTKLVNLFQTTLAQIQTAIHIIKQLNPRPGASFSGDRTTYITPDVVIDRKGGGGDDRDKFVVTVLDRAAPRLTVNNQYYSMLAQQRSLCTTHSYVKAKRSEAQFLMKCVAQRHATLLRVTEAIVAEQIQFFRNGKCGLKPLTLKQVAAEVQLHESTVSRATNGKYAQTPWGLFELKFFFPTGVSTDQGEDASSLRIKERLKIMVAQEHRSKPHSDQKLTELLHQEGIHISRRTVMKYREELGILSSAKRKL, encoded by the coding sequence ATGACGAGTAAATTCGGATTGCTTCAACAGCAAACAGCTGCAATGGCAATGACGCCACAACTACAGCAGGCGATTAAAATCCTTCAATTATCGACCTCCGAGTTACATGATTATTTGAACGAGGAATTGGTAAACAACCCGTTGCTGGAATTTGCAAGCGAAGGGGATCATATCACTCCATACGCGCCATCTGAATATGACCACAATCCGTATCGTTTAACCAGTCAGCCGTATTCGTCACATGGTCATGACGATGATCCGCTAGCTTTAATTCCTGCATCTGGCGAGGTGACCTTAGCCGATCACTTAATGGAGCAGTTGCAATTCATGAGCAACGTTCCCGCTTCCATACGCGCCATTATGATGTATATGATCGGTAACCTTGATCCTAACGGCTATTTAGAGCTATCCGCGCTCGATATTTCGCATACGCTTTCATGCAAGCGCGAGGAGGTTGAATATGCGTTAAGCGTCTTACAGAGCTTTGAGCCTTACGGTGTTGGCGCGATGAGCTTGCGGGAATGTCTGCTCATTCAGCTTCAGCATATTGCCTCCTATCCGTCTTTTACTCCACAGCTTATCCAACACCATCTTGAAGATATTGCCCGCCATCGTATGACGAAACTAGTAAATCTTTTTCAAACGACTCTAGCGCAAATTCAAACCGCGATACACATTATTAAGCAGCTAAACCCTCGGCCAGGGGCGTCATTTTCCGGTGATCGTACAACGTATATCACACCTGACGTTGTTATTGATCGCAAAGGGGGCGGTGGAGACGATAGGGACAAATTCGTAGTTACCGTACTTGATCGAGCGGCCCCGCGATTGACGGTCAACAATCAATATTATTCCATGCTAGCGCAGCAACGCTCGCTGTGTACGACGCACAGCTATGTAAAAGCAAAGCGCAGTGAAGCCCAGTTTTTAATGAAGTGCGTAGCACAGCGACATGCGACTTTGCTGCGAGTTACGGAGGCGATTGTGGCGGAGCAAATCCAGTTTTTTCGTAACGGAAAATGTGGATTGAAACCGTTGACATTGAAGCAAGTGGCAGCGGAAGTACAGTTGCATGAATCCACGGTTAGTCGGGCAACGAATGGCAAGTATGCGCAGACCCCATGGGGGCTATTTGAACTGAAGTTTTTCTTCCCTACAGGAGTGAGTACGGATCAAGGTGAAGATGCTTCATCGTTGCGTATTAAGGAACGGCTGAAAATAATGGTTGCGCAAGAACATCGCAGCAAGCCGCATTCTGACCAGAAGCTGACGGAATTGCTTCATCAAGAAGGAATTCATATCTCCCGTCGTACAGTGATGAAATATCGGGAGGAGTTGGGCATTTTAAGTTCGGCTAAACGAAAATTATAA
- a CDS encoding DMT family transporter, with protein MEKTALNPLAVDQTNKSVPSGVWLVALGAAFWGIGPLFRVLTLEYLTATQIVFIEHLLLLVYAVPVLWVHRKELAGISLKHIAALLFISWGGSVVATIMFTQAFAVGNPNAVLLLQKLQPLFAIILARILLKESLPRHFSLLLLLAIVGTYLLTFGLSLPVGLNDVIGISSLLSVGAALLWGGSTVMGRMLLGQMKYETVTALRFVLALPLLMALTWVEAPSWTVPMSAWGTVSLNIVLQAFILGLLSLLLYYRGLSSTKASYATLAELSFPMVGMLANWLVLHQAITIPQLFGFALIWIALYYVSKQS; from the coding sequence ATGGAAAAAACGGCTTTAAATCCATTAGCTGTGGATCAAACAAACAAGAGCGTTCCGAGCGGAGTGTGGCTCGTGGCGCTAGGTGCTGCCTTTTGGGGCATTGGTCCACTATTTCGAGTTCTGACGTTAGAGTATTTAACGGCCACGCAGATCGTATTTATTGAGCACTTACTGCTACTTGTGTATGCAGTGCCTGTGCTGTGGGTGCATCGGAAGGAACTTGCCGGCATTTCGTTGAAGCATATTGCTGCCTTGCTCTTTATTTCGTGGGGCGGGTCTGTCGTCGCAACGATTATGTTCACGCAAGCCTTCGCAGTAGGCAACCCGAATGCGGTACTGCTATTGCAGAAGCTGCAACCGTTGTTTGCAATCATTTTGGCACGCATTTTACTAAAGGAATCGTTGCCACGTCATTTTTCGTTGTTATTACTGCTCGCCATTGTAGGTACTTACTTGCTGACATTCGGTTTGTCGCTTCCAGTTGGATTGAACGATGTTATCGGCATAAGTAGCTTGCTGTCCGTAGGAGCTGCACTATTATGGGGCGGATCTACTGTCATGGGCAGAATGCTGCTCGGGCAAATGAAATATGAGACCGTCACTGCGTTGCGTTTTGTATTGGCACTTCCATTGCTGATGGCCCTTACATGGGTCGAAGCACCAAGCTGGACGGTTCCAATGTCCGCGTGGGGAACGGTGTCGCTGAACATTGTGCTACAAGCCTTTATTCTTGGCTTATTGAGCTTATTGTTGTACTACCGTGGCCTATCGAGCACGAAGGCATCCTATGCGACGCTGGCCGAGCTATCCTTTCCGATGGTCGGCATGCTTGCGAATTGGCTCGTGCTGCACCAAGCCATCACGATACCGCAGCTGTTTGGTTTTGCTCTTATTTGGATCGCTTTATACTACGTATCAAAGCAAAGTTAA
- a CDS encoding UDP-N-acetylmuramoyl-L-alanyl-D-glutamate--2,6-diaminopimelate ligase: MQPIKLSTLLEWLLIKHIKGDPHIPIHGLSVHSTQVQPGDLFFCLTGTQTDGHQFAIEAVARGCAAIVSSKKLDYIPVGITQIIVPDSRKAMAMVADKFYGHPTRSLKLIGVTGTNGKTTTTSMIEKILSDNDRACGLIGTMAMKLGALTEKTAHTTPDAIQLQQYLKKLVDCGAEYAALEVSSHALSMGRVRGCHFKTVVFTNLTHDHLDYHHHMDRYFQDKALLFAQLGNAYSDNVQVAVINADDPVSARLASMTAAQVITYGIHQTADVQATDISVGPDYTEFTVLSYKGKMSIRMNMIGEFNVYNALAAITVCLIENIALSAIKQSLESFTGVQGRFESVDAGQSYRVVVDYAHNPDGLEKVLSTARHLTSGRLITLVGCEGDRDKLKRPLMASKAAALSDLVILTSDNPRSEHPEAILNEMVQGLNVQQLSRCLLIADRREAIKQAIQAAEGDDCVMITGKGHETHQIFADRLVPFNDVEIAREMMEL; this comes from the coding sequence ATGCAACCCATAAAGCTGTCTACTTTACTCGAATGGCTACTTATTAAACATATCAAAGGCGACCCGCACATTCCTATACACGGCTTAAGCGTGCACTCGACGCAAGTACAGCCAGGCGATCTCTTTTTTTGCCTTACAGGCACACAGACGGACGGTCATCAATTCGCAATCGAAGCGGTCGCCCGCGGCTGTGCTGCGATCGTATCCAGTAAGAAGTTGGATTATATCCCAGTTGGCATTACACAAATTATTGTACCAGATTCGCGCAAAGCGATGGCGATGGTTGCTGATAAGTTCTATGGACATCCTACCAGAAGTCTGAAATTAATTGGCGTTACCGGAACAAATGGAAAAACGACCACGACGAGCATGATTGAAAAAATATTGTCGGACAACGACCGCGCTTGCGGTTTAATTGGCACAATGGCGATGAAATTAGGAGCGCTTACGGAAAAGACGGCACACACAACGCCGGACGCGATACAATTGCAACAGTATTTGAAAAAGTTGGTGGATTGCGGAGCCGAATATGCGGCTTTGGAAGTGTCATCACATGCATTAAGTATGGGTCGAGTGCGCGGCTGTCATTTTAAAACGGTCGTATTTACAAATTTGACGCATGATCATCTGGATTACCATCACCACATGGATCGATATTTTCAAGATAAGGCATTATTGTTTGCGCAACTTGGGAATGCGTATTCGGATAATGTTCAAGTTGCCGTCATAAACGCAGACGACCCCGTATCCGCTAGATTAGCTAGCATGACAGCAGCTCAAGTCATTACGTACGGTATACATCAGACTGCCGATGTGCAGGCAACCGATATATCGGTTGGGCCTGATTACACGGAATTCACCGTTCTTAGCTACAAGGGAAAAATGTCCATCCGCATGAACATGATAGGCGAATTTAACGTCTACAATGCGCTGGCCGCCATTACCGTCTGCCTCATTGAAAACATCGCACTATCCGCGATTAAACAAAGCTTGGAATCGTTTACAGGTGTGCAAGGACGTTTTGAATCCGTCGATGCCGGACAAAGCTACCGTGTCGTGGTCGATTATGCCCACAATCCAGACGGTTTGGAAAAAGTATTATCAACCGCGAGACATCTCACAAGCGGGAGGTTAATTACGTTAGTCGGCTGCGAAGGAGACAGGGACAAGCTGAAAAGGCCGCTCATGGCCTCTAAAGCGGCTGCGCTTTCGGATCTTGTCATTTTAACGTCCGATAATCCTCGATCTGAACATCCCGAAGCTATTCTGAACGAAATGGTGCAAGGCTTAAATGTGCAACAATTGTCACGCTGTTTATTGATTGCAGACCGCAGAGAAGCGATTAAGCAGGCCATTCAAGCAGCAGAAGGAGATGATTGTGTCATGATTACTGGAAAAGGACACGAAACGCATCAAATTTTTGCAGATAGACTCGTTCCTTTTAATGATGTGGAAATTGCTCGTGAAATGATGGAGTTGTAA
- a CDS encoding BtrH N-terminal domain-containing protein: protein MSSAVYLDDIVMKRESKSFTDSLYAVLTAAHLFEGPKYMLSGLSGMAFKFTVHEQLLPMSVTAYGQWGITHQPAVDNLGVYTVSDSGRTRHPTFNTYQQEAIKWVKESLDSGIGVIYWIPEFGVIHGYDDADQVFFVLNGWSDESQVLLYDNFGVNDTPFWYCQLVGGKVEVDRKEMVLESLRLAITDWETPYRTLPYTDIASGRLAYSYLIRALEQGQYHESGAVYILNAYRYSRMEIMAYLRDVHDLFKDLREAYDMYKQLVHDISAISSCFVTTGQTEKIDLTYIPKLTAILQAAKQYEEQAIEQFKMVSDQYPDLKRFTVPRWGSHAPR from the coding sequence ATGTCTTCAGCTGTTTATTTGGACGATATTGTGATGAAGCGAGAGTCCAAATCGTTTACGGATAGTTTGTATGCTGTGTTAACGGCAGCGCATTTGTTTGAAGGCCCGAAGTATATGCTTTCGGGGCTAAGTGGCATGGCTTTTAAATTTACGGTACATGAGCAATTGTTACCGATGTCTGTCACCGCATATGGACAGTGGGGGATTACGCATCAACCTGCTGTCGATAATTTAGGAGTGTACACGGTGTCGGATTCAGGTCGTACAAGGCATCCGACTTTTAATACGTATCAGCAAGAGGCGATCAAGTGGGTGAAGGAGTCATTGGATTCCGGTATAGGCGTCATTTATTGGATACCCGAATTTGGCGTTATCCATGGGTATGATGATGCAGATCAAGTTTTTTTCGTTTTAAACGGCTGGTCGGATGAAAGTCAGGTGTTGTTGTACGACAATTTTGGTGTAAATGATACGCCATTCTGGTATTGCCAGTTGGTAGGCGGAAAAGTGGAAGTGGACCGTAAAGAAATGGTGCTTGAATCGCTGCGGCTGGCGATAACGGATTGGGAAACGCCATACAGAACGCTGCCCTACACCGACATCGCTTCAGGTCGGTTAGCTTATTCGTATCTCATACGTGCCTTAGAACAAGGACAATACCATGAAAGTGGAGCTGTCTACATTTTGAACGCGTATCGATATTCCCGCATGGAAATTATGGCTTACTTGCGTGATGTGCACGATCTGTTCAAAGACTTACGAGAGGCTTATGACATGTATAAACAGCTTGTACATGATATTTCTGCGATTAGCAGTTGCTTCGTTACGACAGGCCAAACGGAAAAAATAGATCTAACTTACATACCCAAATTAACTGCCATCTTACAAGCGGCTAAACAGTACGAGGAGCAAGCGATAGAACAGTTTAAGATGGTGTCCGATCAATATCCAGATTTAAAAAGGTTCACCGTTCCTAGATGGGGGTCTCATGCTCCAAGGTAA
- a CDS encoding helix-turn-helix transcriptional regulator produces the protein MHRIQWFDQRIRVGQYPNSNHLAEQFEISKRQAQRDIEYMAASLRAPLQYVAKYRGYSYEDKTYVLPLVYMTEEEKKILKYLAYRYRQYNYENAATVQRIAYLLDRFTDEQEVEMYKQLPMFKASPMMIQYAELFSQAIQQRMIVQITYKEQTEETRLRIYPLKLVSHFDADYVVAYCEQQHRQRSFQLDYIQQATVTNLNFAQTASSSETTNAQAAYVAVGVEEIAQVRYFNKPGQTGQSSSSLHVIRSSHAAAHPLPRKKPFVAKIVLAQPHHNHAWHGYPIRHMEGSIYEMEFHDADLLVQQLVISEWEELISPKWLKQKLQRICSQVIAKCSPD, from the coding sequence ATGCATCGTATTCAATGGTTTGACCAGCGAATTAGAGTTGGTCAATATCCGAACAGCAATCATTTAGCGGAACAGTTTGAAATTTCGAAACGCCAAGCGCAGCGCGATATTGAGTATATGGCGGCTTCTTTGCGTGCGCCGTTGCAATATGTGGCGAAATATCGTGGCTATAGCTACGAGGATAAGACTTACGTGCTTCCGCTCGTTTATATGACGGAGGAAGAAAAGAAGATTCTAAAATATTTAGCCTATCGATATCGGCAATACAATTACGAGAACGCCGCAACTGTGCAGCGAATTGCCTATCTCCTTGATCGCTTCACAGATGAGCAAGAGGTTGAAATGTACAAGCAGTTGCCAATGTTTAAGGCATCTCCGATGATGATCCAGTACGCCGAGCTGTTCTCGCAAGCGATCCAGCAGCGCATGATTGTACAGATTACATATAAAGAACAAACAGAGGAAACGAGACTGCGCATCTACCCGTTGAAGCTCGTCTCGCATTTTGATGCTGACTATGTGGTCGCTTATTGTGAGCAGCAGCATAGGCAGCGCTCTTTTCAGCTTGATTACATCCAACAAGCTACGGTTACGAATCTTAACTTTGCACAAACGGCATCCAGTAGCGAAACGACGAACGCACAAGCGGCATATGTAGCAGTAGGTGTGGAAGAGATAGCGCAGGTTCGTTATTTCAACAAGCCGGGGCAAACGGGGCAAAGTTCAAGCTCGCTTCATGTGATCCGTTCGAGCCATGCTGCCGCTCATCCACTACCGCGTAAGAAACCATTTGTCGCGAAAATCGTGCTCGCACAGCCGCATCATAACCATGCATGGCACGGATATCCGATTCGCCATATGGAGGGTTCTATTTATGAAATGGAGTTCCATGATGCAGATCTACTTGTACAGCAATTAGTCATATCGGAGTGGGAGGAGCTTATTTCCCCAAAATGGTTGAAGCAAAAGTTGCAGCGCATATGCAGCCAAGTTATTGCGAAATGCAGTCCAGACTAG
- a CDS encoding alpha/beta hydrolase — protein MILFILIVTISVPLFGASVQANSTNPSSSIVATGSSVPVDACIPTKLKDKAVQFKTSDGVLLSGLLLGEGSKGVTLGHASGWDVCSWLPMAEKLADHGYQVILWSYRYNNPNGEATTKSFSREDLDVLAAAQVLTERGVTKIVSAGASIGGTSSAVAAPHIPQLAGLAILSSPRTLLGSESSPNLSAVEAIKNVLVPSFFAVSSDDPTGDYYSETEALYKASASEQKEWVVIDEAYHGTDMLSDTLQGKQYGTGRIVDRTQGKQLSDKLWAFFLQTLGDPDQTHAESKNSLAPSDSDKTKQEPLHDEGKGVTNESVPKNDERLSFNWIGGTLLVTLVTIVGLFVVKRKRRRP, from the coding sequence GTGATTCTATTCATTCTTATCGTGACGATAAGTGTTCCCCTATTCGGCGCTTCTGTGCAGGCTAATTCGACCAATCCATCGTCATCAATCGTCGCTACAGGAAGTTCGGTGCCTGTCGATGCCTGTATACCTACTAAATTGAAGGACAAAGCAGTGCAGTTCAAAACCTCGGACGGTGTCTTGTTATCGGGACTCCTGCTCGGAGAAGGCTCAAAAGGAGTCACGTTGGGTCATGCTAGCGGCTGGGATGTGTGCAGTTGGCTGCCGATGGCGGAGAAACTGGCAGACCACGGTTATCAGGTCATTTTGTGGAGCTATCGATACAATAATCCGAACGGGGAAGCTACAACAAAGTCCTTCTCGCGTGAGGATCTCGACGTGCTGGCGGCGGCCCAGGTGCTCACCGAACGGGGTGTTACCAAGATCGTCTCAGCCGGGGCGTCAATCGGCGGCACATCGTCAGCCGTGGCTGCACCCCACATTCCGCAGCTCGCTGGTCTAGCGATCCTGTCGTCGCCGCGGACGTTGCTGGGAAGTGAATCATCTCCCAATCTTAGCGCGGTTGAAGCCATAAAGAATGTCCTCGTGCCTTCGTTCTTCGCGGTCTCCTCTGACGATCCGACTGGGGACTACTATTCCGAGACAGAGGCCTTGTATAAGGCTTCCGCATCCGAGCAGAAGGAATGGGTCGTCATCGATGAAGCTTATCATGGCACAGACATGCTCTCTGACACACTTCAAGGGAAACAGTATGGCACGGGCCGAATCGTGGATAGAACTCAAGGAAAACAGTTATCCGACAAGCTCTGGGCTTTCTTCCTACAAACGCTTGGAGATCCCGACCAGACACATGCAGAATCCAAGAACAGCCTTGCGCCAAGCGACTCGGATAAGACGAAGCAAGAGCCCTTACATGATGAAGGAAAGGGTGTCACGAACGAGTCTGTTCCAAAAAACGACGAACGCTTAAGCTTCAATTGGATTGGCGGAACTCTTTTGGTCACTTTGGTCACGATCGTTGGACTGTTCGTCGTCAAACGTAAGCGTCGACGTCCTTGA